The Haemorhous mexicanus isolate bHaeMex1 chromosome 6, bHaeMex1.pri, whole genome shotgun sequence genome includes the window CACCAGTGGAAATTCCAGCCGTACCCCTCACCTAATATTCCTGGAGGGTTCTGAGGTGGTCCTGCATGTGCTAGAAGACACTCAGGATGTGAAACTGCAGGTAACATTGACTCCAAAAAACAGGGAGAAGGGGGGAATTCCTGGCTCTTCATCACCCCACAGATGTCCCACATCTCGGGAGACCCCGAGTCCCCCCATGCCACCATCCCAAATCCACAACCCAGAGGCACAAACGAGCTGCAGATCATGTTGGCTCCACCAGATCTGTGTCCCCCGGGCTGGGAGCACCAGACCCACGAGGCTCCTGTGACCCGGAGGGTCTCTGGGGTCCCCAAAACTCTGTTTCCTCCCCGCCAGGGCAGGATGGAGCCACCCCATCACCCTCCTCCGCCCCACAGCACTGAGTCGGCTTCCTGCCCGCTGCCACACTCCCAGAGCTGCCGGAGCACGGGGGCACGGCCAAGCCACGTCCCCAAGCTGCTGAGAGAGGGACTCCCTGAATCCCAGACCCCTCAATTCCATGGGGCTGCCCCACTGATGGGATGggggggctctgcctgctcttgGTGGCTCTTTCTGCCGTGACACCTGCACAAGGTATGTCACcgtccccatcccagcccttgcTGTTGCTCTCTTGGGACCTTGGGGTGGTGGAGCCACagatttgggggtgggggacctgccacctccctgggatggggagcactgggggttctggggggtccCCAACAGGGGTGTCACTGGTGAAGGATGCTGCGCCTCAGCACACTCGGAGGGAAAGGGATCCCCTGAAGGGTATCCTAAGGCTTGGGGATTCTTCTAAGGGTTAGGGTCCCCTTGGATCCCCGGCAAAAGCACCCTGGGAACCCCTAGAAGAGGACCCTAAGCACTTAAAGGTGCTCTCGGAGCCATCCCATCTACAATCCCTTCAGGAACGGGGTGACAGTCAGGGCCTGAAGCCTGTCCTGTCTCATGTACCCCCTGGATGGTTTTGGGATGTGATGCCACCTGTCCTCCCCAGCCCGGCAGGATTTGGAATTGTTGGGCTGCCAAAAtgtctgccaggagctgcttcgAGGCCTCCAATTGATCAGGAAACGGCCCCATCACCCCATTTCCGCCCTTGTCATGCCTCCTtccccacctggagcagcttgTTCCCACCTTCTCCCTTCATCCCTGGCCTTTTCCTTGGACACTTTAACTCCAATCCACACTGCACCAGCTCTGGTGTCtcttcccagcattcccacccAAGCACCCCCCTGGATGCCTCCCTTCTGGGGCTGAATCCTTCCCCCGGAGGAACCAAATGGGGCATTTTTAGGGATAACTGGATAATTCGCTCACCTGTGGCTCTGGAATGGGTGTAGGCAGGTGGGTACAGACAGGTCCAGCCCCTCTGAGTCGGCAGGGATGAACCGGAAGGCGGGAACAACACGGATGCAGGATGACATCCCAAATTTCAGCTCTTCCACTGTTGAGTTGTGTCCCAGTATTCCCATATTTAAGGCCAAAATCTCCCAGCAGATCCCAGACCAGGATTTAGCCCAGAGAAACATcctggggcacacagggatTGATTTTTGggatgcagcagctccatgaCTGCTTTGCCAGAGCCCGGGGGGATTCCCACTGTGCCACTCACAGCTGGGAGAATCCTCTTGGCCGCATTTTGGTGGGTGTGAGATGCGCCCCTTCGAACTGGGAATCCTGGGGGACTCAGCTCCTCATCCCTCTGTCCTTTCTCCCCACAGTCCCCACAGAAACGATGGAACCTCCCAATATTCCGACAGGGAACACCTCGGTGACACCGGGTGAGTGTGGCAGGGTGAGGGACATCCTTACACCCACTTTTCAGGATTCTGGGACAATGCCAGCTCACCCTTCCCGGTGCATCTCCCAGGTCCCAGAGCGCTCCGGCTGGCAGGCGGCCGGAGCCGCTGCGAGGGCCgggtggagctggagcaggaggggacGTGGGGGACGGTGTGTGACGATGGCTGGGACATGCCCGACGCCGACGTCGTGTGCCGCCAGCTCCAGTGCGGCCATGCCGTGAGAGCCCAGGGCAACGCCGCCTTCGGCCGCGGGCACGGCCCCATCCTCCGGGATGAGGTGGGATGCGAGGGACACGAGCGGGACCTCTGGGAATGCCCGGCCGCACTGGAGCACGACTGCAGCCACAAGGAGGACGCCGGTGTGGTTTgctcaggtgggtttggaataTTCCAGAGCAGGGTGTGTGGATGGCACATCTTCATCTCTGCGTTCTTcctgcagagcaccaggagTGGCGGCTCTCCGGAGGCCGGGATGGGTGTGCCGGCAGGGTGGAGGTGTTTTTCCGTGGCACTTGGAGCACGGTGTGTTACAGCACCTGGTACGACACGGAGGCCACGGTGCTGTGCCGGACgctgggatgtggggatgtgcTCCAGCGGCCTGCCTTCAGACACACGCTCCCCGGGAAGATGACGTACATGTGCGGGAGCCTGCAGCCCTCGCTGGCACAGTGCCACTGGATCTTCAATAAATCCGCGCCCTGTTACCAATCCTGGGCCGCCGGGGTCATCTGCAATGGTACCGCATCCTTCCTGATGGGATTTGAGGCACGACCTGGGTCCTTCTCTCTCCCAAGCATCCGACTTCTGTTCCCACCCTTTCCAGGCTCCCAGGGTTTGGAGACGCCAACGCCCACGGCAGCCGAGGTGACGCCCAGGAATGTCACTGTCCTGCATGGTGAGTGTCCAAGAGCTCGGCCGTTCCCTGGGATCAGGGTAAAATTCCCAGGAGGTAAGAGTCATGTGGGATGAGCGGTGTCCGTTCTCTGTCCCAGCCGAGGAGGGGACCCCGACCTCGGGGACACCAGCAGTGGACAGTCCCCTCTTTGCCCTGTGCCTGATGCTGGCCGCgctgttcctgctctctgtgctggccttttctgctgccctgctgaggctgaggaagaggagtgGTAAGGAATTCTGGATCCGGACATGGAACTGGGACACAATCCCCACTTTTTGGGCTCAGCTCAACCACGGAGTGGGTGCATCCCCTTGTCCCCACAGACATGTCCTCCTTGGGAATACCCATGACAGTCCGGGTgacccacagctcccagagccctgacacaccCTCCGGGATCCCCAACGACTACAGGAAGGCTCCCACCAGCCTTCCCAAAGGATCAGGTGGGTCTGACAGGTccccccaggggctgtggggccagaGGTGCCAGCTGGTGACAGATGCCACATCCCCTTGTCACCCTCAGACTGTCTGGTCACAGCCATTTCCAAGGATTCTGATTCCGACTCGGAATATTATGAGTTCAGCAGCAAGCCTCCCATCGCCCTGTCCACCTTCTACAGTGAGCATCCCACTTCCTCTGGGGATGCACTCTGGGATCCCTGAGGCCCTGTCCTGGGATCCCTGTCACCCAGGATGTTCCCACCCCTTTGCCCTTCCCACAGACTCCCTGCGCCGGCATCCCAGGGAGGATCTTCTCCCTCTGAGACCCAGCCAGGAGAGGATGGAGCCATTCCCTGAGGATGGTATGACACAAAGTGGGGGGTCTGTCTCATGGATGGAAGAGTGGCCACCCCCTCTTCCAATATCTTTGTTCCCACATTTGATGCCCTTGTTCCCACAGAGCCGGCCAGACCGGGCCCCCCACTccgcagctcctccagctcatCCTCATCCACAGAGCCCTATTGGAATGGCAGCATTCCCCCGCCGgcccacagcacccagcagcacccGGCAGCCACTGGCCATGGCTACGGCACAGGTGGGAAGTGTGGGAGCAGGATggaagcagggatggggagaccCCAAGGATGGGAAAAGGGGATGCAGAGaccacagggatggggagggaatgggggttcagggacCCCAAGTAGAGGAGCAGGCATGGGAGGAGGGATAGAGGGACCCCAAGGATGGGAAGACGGATGGGTTCAGCCTCAGTGAGGAAATGGGACCCCACggagtgggagcagggctggaaagtGCCAGTTGGTGactctgctcctcccagctcccctggcagtgcctgccccagtgccctcccagccctgggtaCCTGCAGCTCCGGCAGATCCCGATCCCGacggcagctccagcacctcctcGGGGGAGTGGTACGAGAACGTGCAGGAGACACAGCCCCCCGGAGATACCTCCTCACATCCAGGTGAGGATTCTGAGCTGGAGGTGGGGCACAGAGAGAGTTCCAGGCATGCCCAAATCCTCCTGATGGGCTCTTTCTGCAGGCTGGTCAGATCCATCCTATCCTTCTGGGGAACACGGGGAGGATCCTGACTTTTCCGAGGGTAGCGACTACGATGACATCCAGGACTCTGCCTACTGAGCCTGTCCCACCACTCCAGAGGCCAAATCTCCTGGAATTCTTCGGCCATCTCCTCCAGAAGTCTCGAGGCatctcccctgtgctgccattAAAAGCTTTTCCCCCCATGTCCCTTGTCCATAGGGGTGTCACCAGCCCCGCAGTGAGGCTGGGCCACCAAGTGCTCCCACTCGTCCACTAAGTGACACAAAGATGGCCAAATATCCCACTCCCAGAccacaggaggagggaagggggaggcaGGGCCCTGATCCAGCTCAATAGCACCAGGGGTGGAAATTAAACTGCAGGAAGGGCTGACATGGAAGTCCCAGGTGTTGCCCCAGAGCTTGCCTACACCCTTCTGGAACAGCCCCCATCCCGGGAACTTGCTGTCCATAAATCCTGTCCAGGAAGGCTTCCAGGGATGCTGGAAGGGAAGCCACTGAGGTGCCACCCCAGACCCAGTGGCTGGTGTCCTATGAGGGTGGGATACAGCCCCCAAACCCTTCAGCACCTCCCAATCCATCCATATCCCAGCAGGAAGCTGGAGCCAAGCAGCTTCCTGGAGCCAAGCACCATCCCAGATTTGGGATTcagggtgctcccagctgggaggggGCGCACCACCCACCCatcaccccaggacagggacccctctgtcccctccccaccgcCCATCCCAAGCCGgttgctcctgtcccagccccgcCATCGGATTTCTGTCTCCCCGGGGAGGAGGTCGGGGTTCAGCTGCACCCCAAGTGGAAAATGTGGCCCCCCCACATCCTCCAGCTCTTTGCTGAGCGAGAGGCCCCGCACAAAGGAGCCGCAACAACGGAGGAAATCCCAAAATAGCAGCAAAACCCCGACAAAGGGCACTGGGCGAGGCGCGGGCTGCGAGCGGAGCGGGCACGGGGggtgccccagccccactcctgctctgggtgccgggggggctgggatggaggtgaTGATGGGATTCTGGCATGGACAGGCCTGGAGGGATTGATGaattggggggggtcctgaTGCTCTGGAGGGGTCCCAAAATTCAGGGGGTATGGATGTACTGGGTGGGATCCCAATGTGGTGCAGAGGGGTTAGCAACGTCCTGAGGGTGCTGATTCCCGGGAGGGCACCAGTTCCCTGGGGATAACAAAGCCCTGGAAGGTACCAAAGCCCTGGGGGGCACCAATTCCCTGGGGATACCAACAGCCTGGGGGCACCAGCTCCCTGGGGATATCAGTGCCCTTGGAGCATGACAACCCATCCAAGGTGGCACCTccatccccacacagccacaTCAGTGCCAGCCATTTCTccgagctgctcctgcccagaaaatcccccttttcctcATCATTATGATCCCAGCAGCTTGCCGACAGCTGACAAGCCCCTTCCTGCTCACTCCAAAGGCAGATCCTGCTTTTTAAAAGGCTCCTCACGGCTGGCAGCGTTGTCAGCACTTCCCAGCGCTCCCCAGACTCCCCCCGGGAAGGGATTCCAATCATCCCGAGCTGCCACGGCATGCTCAGGATGCTGAGCTGACTCGCAGCGCCCGAGGCAAGGCAGATGCTCAATCTGAAGCCAAATCCTGCCCCTGGGATCTCATGGCCTCCAGAGGCAGTCACGGCtgtgagggaagggctggacCCCAAGCACCCCATATCCATGGGGGGCACATACCCCTGGATAACAGGATCCTTCCTAGAGGCACAGAGTCCTGGGATGTTTGAGGTGATCCCAAATTTCACgttgatttttgggggattgCAGCTTGCGGACACTCCACTGAATCCTGAGAGCAGGCCTGGGAATTGCACCCCTTTTCCAGGGAATTTTCAAAGCCAAAGTGGGTGGTGGGCAGCTCCCGGACCCCCATGTGGGATATTCCAATGGGGCCTGCTTCCATCAGGATCAGCAGAATTGCTGGGATAACTGGGATGGGAATGAGTGATGGCTACAGGGAGCACCCAGATGCTGAGATCCtactccagggctggggactggAGCATCCACAGAtgctggagcaggatgggatgggaagtTCCATTCATCTCGCCTTCCAGCAAGAATACCATGGAGTCAATGGAAAACAGCTGCCTCATTAGCATGCCTGACCTGGATTCACAGCATTTAATTAGGGCACAATCAATTAAtgcctctgccctggctgggtcCAGGCCCACGTGCCCTTGCAGGAGTGTAGGGTGTCCCTGGAATGCCAGAACCTGGGATGTGCCTGGATAAAATCTTCCCCCATCCTATTCCTGGGGGTAATCACAGGGTTTTAAGGGATGTCAGGATGGACATTGACTCCTCTGTAAGCCtggggggctcggagacccccaaatctccctcgGCACTGGATATATTCACTGCCTCCCtcaccagagcagcagagacccggGGATTTGGCGGGGGCTGAACCCCACACGTTTCTCACCCCTTTCCTCTCGTGCTTGGCGGGACCCAGGGAGGCAACAGAGTCTTCAAACGGGCCCAGAGGTGACGTCAAAAAAccacagagggaggaaaaacagCCGGTTCCTGTCCGGGCCCCCTCCCTCGCCTGCTCTGGGTCGggcagcggaggcggcggaGCCCCCGGAGCCTCCCGTGCCCCCATGGCACCAGCAGAGCCCATGGCAACCTGGCTGCCCATCCTGTGCCTCCTGCTGGGAATGTGGGGTGAGTATCAGGCACCCTGACCTCGGTGCACCACTCAGATCTCGTGGCAGAACCCCCCTGGTTTTCCCGCTCCAGGTGGGATCGGCACCTTGAGGGAGCCACAATTTGGGGCTTGGGGTGGGAAGCACCTTGGTGACCTCCTAATCCCCCACTCACCTcactctgggggtccccagggtcccAAGATTGAGCCAAGAGTGCTGAAGGCGGCCAGGTATCCCCACATCCTCATTCCCTGACAGCTCCCACCCTTCCCTCCATCTTCATGGCACCCTTCCTGAACATTCCACACAGGAGCAGGGTTAATTAGTGGTAATTTGCAGGGCCCTCCTCTTTTCTCAGGCCTAAAAATCCCCTAGCAGACAGGTGGGTAGTCAGCAAATCGtctttctccccaaaaatcccagttttcccaTAAAATCCCCCTTTTCCACAAAATAACCATCAATGGGCTGAGCCGCGGAGCCGCTGTCCCAAGCTCGGGGTCGCCAGGGTGGGATGAGGGATTGACACCCCATTTCCGCTCTTTCTCGCAGCCTTCTCTGACCATGGAGGAGCCacctggatccctggaggtgAGAACTGGGGAGCAGCCCCTTGGGAATGCCTCCACAGCTCCATGAGCATGGCAGGTGCTGGAGTTGCATCATCCGGAAGCGGCGTCGTGGGGACCCAGCTCAGGCCCCCACATTCCTTCGACCCCTCTATGCTCCCATTCCTTGCACTgcttcccacagcccccaccaGGGGTTTTTCAATTGTTCCCAGGGTGAAAACCCactgggaaaggaaggaaagcccCTAATGATGGTGGTTTCCCGGTGTTTTCCCGCAGAATCCATCCTGAGACTCACCAGAGGCGGCTGCCGCTGCATTGGGATACTGGAGGTGAACTGGGAAAACCAATGGAGACCGATTTGCTGGGAGAGCGTGAGTGTGGGCCACCTGAAGTGGATTTGCCAGCGGCTGGAGTGCGGCCCCCCAACCTCTGAGCCCTTGGAGCTCATCATTCCTGGTGGGAAAGGGCCACAGAGTCAGCCCTCGAGGTGCAGTGAGCCAGCGGGATGCCACTGGGAGCTGGAAAACTGCACATGGCATGTCATTGTTGCCTGCAGAGGTGAGCCTGGACCCCCAGCCTGGCCACCTCAATCCCTAGGGATCATCCATGCCCACGTGGCCCCTCTCTTCTCATTCCAGAGCCAGTGAAAGCCACTCTCAAGCCCACGCCAGCACCCCCAACCACCACCCCAGAGCCCACGGGTAAGCATCTCATCCCGAGGAATCCGTGGCCTCAAATTTGGGAACTTCCTGctaaataatggaaaaattgCCACCCCAATCCATAACACTTCCTCTTCCATCACCAATCCCTCTCCAGGACCCCCAAGGCTGCGGCTGGTGGACGGGAatttcagctgctctggcttcctggagctgcacaagcaggggctgtggggggctgtggcaagcaccctgcacacctggacacaTCTGGTCACCCTCATCTGCCAGGAATTGcactgtggcactgctgggagcagccacgGCGAGCCGGATCCAGGGATCCACCTGCCGGTGCGGTGGGAGGCGATGGATTCCTGCGGGAGCCGTTCCCTGCTGGACTGCTTCAACAGGACCAGCTCCCGGGGGAAAAGGCCCGCCTTCAtcacctgctcaggtgagaATGGTCCTGGAGCATCCGTGATTTCCTGCTCCTCTGGTGGGATACcccggggggattttggggcctgGAACAGAGAACCAGCCCCATCTCAGCCTGCCCCATGGGCCCCATCCACCcactcctgctcttcctctctGGCGTGCGAAGGCAAAACAGGAAATCTCAGTTCCCGGCAGTGCTGAGTGTGGCAGTTCCGAGGAGGATGAGctgaggagggagagcagccaTGGCAGCATCCCAGATTCCAGCTGGGGGTGGGGAACACTGGCAGGCACCAGgctctgggcatcctgctgtgggcagctaCCTGAGCAACTTCCATGCCTCGGGCATTTCCCTGAGCACCTTCCAGCCTTGGGCATCTCCATGCTCCAATCATCTCCATGCCTCGGGCATGTCCCTGGATATCTTCCCCACCACAGGCATATCCCTTCTTTTCCATGACCCTCTTCCCTGCTACAGGCATGTCCCTGCCAGAGCCTCTTTCCCTTGCCATGAGCATCTCTCAGCCACAGGCTTCTCCCTGTCATTTTCCATGACTCTTTCCCTGGAAATCAGCTCGGTGCCAGCTCCATGGCACAGAGAGCCAAGCCATAAAGCTTGGAGCAGGCTCCTTGTGGGTCTTGCCATCTGCCCCAGCTTGGaatcctgtgggatttgggggtttaatgggctgtggcagctggcagagccagcTTCCATGCTGCATTTCCCATGGGAAGAGTTCAAAGCCCCTCCATGCCTGGCTCTGGTTTGGTTCAGTCCCTGTGGCATGAGGGGAGATGGCGggagcatccctgtgccagaagctggtgctgggagaaggaggagcaTGCGCCAGCAGTATCCCTGTGGATATCATCCCTGTCTGCCTGCGGGTCTGACTCCTCTCTCCCTGTGGTTCTGGCTCTTCTTCCCACAGGTCTGACCCATCTCCATGGATCTGACTCCCTTCTCCTTGTGGCTCTGACCCCACTCTGTGGATCTGATCCCCACCTTCCCATGGGTCTGATCCCCCTGTGCCCATTGATCTGCTCCCTCTCCTCGAGGATTTCATCCCTCCCCACGGGTCTGACCTCTCTCTGTGGATCCAATGGATCCAACCCCTCTCCCTAAGGATGTACTCTCTCTCCCACAGATTCCCAGCCGCGGGCCCTGCGGAGGCTGGCAGCCGGCCCCACTCCCTGCGAAGGGGACATCCAGGTGTTCCATGCAGGACAGTGGTGGGATCTGTGTGAATCCAGAGCAGCGCAGCGAGACAAGCATGGCCAGCAGATCTGCCAGGAGTTGGGCTGCGGCAATCTCACTTCCAGCACGGAAATCCAGGAGCCTCCCTCGACAGGAGTCACCTGTGGGCTTGAACCCCTGCACCTCTGCCAGCCCAAATTTGGCAACATCCGGACCTGCTCCCGGACCAGAGTTGTGTGTAAGCCATGTgatctgggctgggagctggaattcccactCCTATGgaacaggcagggatggggggaccAAATCCACGTGAGATTTGGGTTCCTGGCAGGGTAATGGATATTCACATCTCAGCACCAACCTCCAGCTGGACACATCCAGTAACATCCGCGCCCTTTCCAGGCCAGGACTCAAAGCCACTTCCCACTGGAACATCTGCTGGAACCGTTGTGAGCatctgcctggccctgctgcttttcctcatccttttccTGATCTGCGGCCCTCCTGCCTATCGGAAGCTGATGAAGAGAAGTAGGGGACAGCCTCGGGATCCTCATCCTTCTTtgcttccttctcctgctccaccATCCCCACATGCcggctcagggctggcagctccatGGATGCTTCCCTAAACTCCTTGGGGGAGCATTTGCCTGCTCAGCCTGACAGATCCCCCTGTCATATtgtccccaagcctgccccacATGGAGTGTGGGAGCGGGAAGAGGGATTAAGCTCCAAGCAGACACAAAAGAGCAGGTGGAGGATCCTGGGGGAGGATTATTGGGAAGGAGGGGATTATTCAGGATGACATATGGGGCTGGCGGGGgggaagcagctggaggaaggaaCGGGAAGATCCTTGGAGACACAATTCCCCCTCTTTCAGTCTCCAAGAAGAAGCAGCGCCAGTGGATTGGTCCCACGGGACTCAACCAGACAGGTGAGGAGCAGCTTGCTGGGGAGCTGAGAATGGGATTTGGAGTTCCTGGGGATGGATCTGGGGTCTGGGTGGGCTGTCCTCCCCTGGATCCTGGCACAACGGCCCCGGATCTTGCTTCCTTTTGGAATATAACTCATCCAGGAGATGCGGGCCTGGAACGGGGACCAATTTtactcagccccttcccaggtAGGTTTGTTTCCTCCAAGCTGCTGttccaaccccaaaatcccaatccTGCTATCTTCTCCAGTGTCTTTCCACCGCTCCAGCACTGCTCCGAGGCctcggggacagggaggggacaacGACTATGCTCAGCCCCCCAAaaggagctcccagctctccgCTTACCCAGGTAAGTGCTGGAAGTGGCTCCTTCCCATTCCTTTTCCATGGATGTGCATCCAACGAGGTGTATCCATGCTCTCAACAGCTCTGGAAGCAGCGTGCCGGCGTTCCAACCCTCCGGATAACTCCTCAGACAGTGACTATGACCTGCACTCTGCCCGCAGGGTGTGATTCCCTGCTTCCCAAAGGAGCTGATCCCACCTCCCACCTCAGCTTTGGGGGCATCCCAGCACCCTTCCAGGAGCACTTCCCAGCCTCCTCATGGAAGAAAAGGaggtttttgtgattttttaaaaagctatttATAGGAATGTAAGAGGTAGGGGGTGTAAGGAGCCTTTTGGAATAGTGGGATCACCAGCTTCTCCAAACCAGGATAGAGTCGGGATGATGGATAAGGGATAGGGATGCAAGGATGGGAATACTGAGAATGAGTCTGAGATATTTAATAACAAATACCTGTAATAAAATTGGGGTTTTGTACTAATTACACCTTGTCCTCTTCCTTCCATTACCCCAGTGTGACTCCAAACccccagccaggagggaaaaCTGGGACAGGGAAACtgcttttttcctggttttcatcCCAAGGATAAATGCAAGAAACACAGGAATTGAAGCAGACTTGAAGATGGTTCTGGGAGTGGGTGAAAGATTTCAGTGGTAGGATCCAAAGGAAGTTGGATGCCAGGAAGGGATAAAGGGATCAATCCTTATCCGGATGTTCATTTGTTTCCCAAAGTACCAGGGCCACGACTCCAGAGTGCAATTAATTTATCCagttttattactctaattaatCCCAGGGATGGAATTGCTTCCATCAATCCCTCATCCTAGTCCATTAGTAACCATTCCTTATAAATAACTTAAAGGGATACAGGCAGGATAAAGTGGATAAAGGATAAAGTGCTGAGCAAAGCAAATCCCGTTTCCATCGTTTGTCATTCCCTCCGTTTCCAAGTGTTTCCTGAGAAGGGAGATGTGAGGAGCCCGAAAAACCACACAGGAGGTCGGGAATACTGGAGGCTGCCCAGGCCCGAGTGGGAATCACTGACTCCCACAGACAGCCCTGGAACGCTTTGGGTGAAAAGGGATCTTAGGGATCAGCCACTTCCAATCCCTTTCCActtgctccaaaccctgtccaacctggcctcagacatttccagggatggagctgccaTGACTTCCCTGGGAAATCCATTCCAGGGTCTCACCACCATCATGGGGAAGAAtctcttcccaaaatcccacctaaaCCCACCCTTTGACAGcgtgaagccattccctgttaTCCCATCACTCCAAGTCTTCGTCCAAGTCCTTGTCCAGTTCTTTTGGAGCCCCTCTAGGCACTGGAAGCTGCTCCAAGGTTTCCCTGGAAGTTTCTCCTCTCCGGATTTCTGCTGGTCTGGCTCTGCCTCTCGCTCCGACCTCCGGAGCCGTGACTTATCCCGTGTAATTCCTTTGCACCGACGGATCCAGGAGCAACACTCTGGaatccctcctcttcctcagtccccaaaaaaaggaggaaTCAGCACAGGATGCTCCCCAGAAGTCCTGGATTAGTATCCAGGCCAGGTAGGACGCTGAGGGTTTGGAGGTGGGGGGTATCCAAAGGGTGGGGGAGGCCCAGGATAGGGAGCCTGCGTTGGGATCGGGAAATTTGGGAGAGGGGGCTGAGTGGGGTACGGACACTGCGGTCTCCCTGGTCCAGGTGGGATGTAGGGAGAGTATCCCGGTCtggcagggggaggagagggctggggagcaggataGGGCAAGGGCTGTGGCGGGCCCCGGGATGGAGACCAGGAAAAGCCTGCCGCGGTGGATTTGGGATACCCTGTTGCAGAGTCAGAAGTGGAAGCTGCTGGATATCCAGGAACTGGAGCAAGAGGGTAGGGAAAGGCagactgggagctgggctgggaggaagCCACGTGTCCCACGGTGACCGGGGATCCCGGGAAAGGGGCAGGAGGAAGCGCTCCGTGGGCAGTGGGGCCAGGAGGAAGGGTCGGAGCCGGGCTGTAGGGCAGAGGGAAGGCTGGAGATCCCGATGGGAAGGGCTTTGGTGGATCCGTGGGAacgtgaggaggaggaggaggaggaggaggacgagggGGCTGAATGTCCCTGGTGCGCTCCTGGGATCCCTCCGACTTCCTCACGATCTCCTGCAGCTTTTCTACTCGGACCCGGCGCAGGTGGGACAACTTCCTCATCCCAGAAAACTGCTCCAGGAATGTCTCCAGGGGCACCTCCCCCTCCAGGAATTTCTCAGCCATTTTCTGGAAGAGAGAAACAGCCTCGGGTTCATTcctgcat containing:
- the VPS37C gene encoding vacuolar protein sorting-associated protein 37C; translation: MDTLRNRTVEELRELQEDSQEIERLALESQEVQELQLEREMALAANRSLAEQNLKFQVPLETGRSDLSKKYQELQELAGRCREQKEKLEKFSAALQPQTLLDLLQVESQKIEEESEKMAEKFLEGEVPLETFLEQFSGMRKLSHLRRVRVEKLQEIVRKSEGSQERTRDIQPPRPPPPPPPPHVPTDPPKPFPSGSPAFPLPYSPAPTLPPGPTAHGALPPAPFPGSPVTVGHVASSQPSSQSAFPYPLAPVPGYPAASTSDSATGYPKSTAAGFSWSPSRGPPQPLPYPAPQPSPPPARPGYSPYIPPGPGRPQCPYPTQPPLPNFPIPTQAPYPGPPPPFGYPPPPNPQRPTWPGY